A window of Exiguobacterium sp. FSL W8-0210 genomic DNA:
TCCAGTATACTCATCTAGGTAACGGTTAGACAGAGGTAAATGTTTAGATAAAACATAAAAAACGGTAGAAAATCTGGGCTAACCTAAAATTTTGAGACAATATAAAACACCTTCGGAGTGGTACACTTTTAAAAAGTACTAACATCGGAGGTGTTTTTGCATGGGCAAAAACGTATATTCAAGTGAAGTGAAATGGGCAGTAGTCAAAGATAAGCTGAGTGGTAAGTTAACGACGAGAGAAATCATGGAGAAGTACGGAATCAAAAATGAATCTCAAATCAAAACATGGATGAGATGGTATCGCTCTAACGAACATTATCGATTTGATCAGCCAATCGGTAAACAATATACCTATGGACATGGTCCAGATTCTGCGAGTGAGGATGACAAGAGAGAACGACAAATGTCACATCTGAAGATGGAAAATGAAATCTTAAAAAAGTACATGGAAATCGAAAGAGAGTTGAGAAAGAAGTAGTCTTAAAAATTGTAGAGTTTCTTCGGAGAAAGTATACAATCACCGCCATTCTTAGCGCTTTGAATGTACCAAGAGCAAGCTATTACCGTTGGATTAAGGAATCTGTGAAAGCACCTTCGGTGCTCGAAAAAACCGTCATTGAACTAAGTAAACAGACGAAGTATCGGAATGGACATCGAAAAATAAAGGCATTATTACAGCAAATCTATCAGTTAAAAGCCAATCGGAATACCGTACAGAAAATCATGCAAAAACACCATCTCCAATGTCGGATCAAGCCGAAGCGAAGATGGAAGTCTCAAGGTGAGCGCATCATAACGGTACCGGATCTCATCAAGCGCGATTTCACAGCAAGTAAACCGAATCAAAAGTGGGTGACGGATATCACCTATATCCAATACGGCAGCACGACGAAATATCTTTCCACCATCATGGATCTTTTTAATAACGAAATCGTCGCATACAAGTTATACGAGCATCAACAAACGTCTCTTGTGATTGATACGTTGAAGATAGCGCTTGAGAATCGAAACTATCCCGAAGGGGTCATCCTTCATTCGGACCAAGGAAGTGTCTATACGTCATACGCCTTTCAAGAATTCGTTAAAA
This region includes:
- a CDS encoding IS3 family transposase (programmed frameshift); this translates as MGKNVYSSEVKWAVVKDKLSGKLTTREIMEKYGIKNESQIKTWMRWYRSNEHYRFDQPIGKQYTYGHGPDSASEDDKRERQMSHLKMENEILKKVHGNRKRVEKEVVLKIVEFLRRKYTITAILSALNVPRASYYRWIKESVKAPSVLEKTVIELSKQTKYRNGHRKIKALLQQIYQLKANRNTVQKIMQKHHLQCRIKPKRRWKSQGERIITVPDLIKRDFTASKPNQKWVTDITYIQYGSTTKYLSTIMDLFNNEIVAYKLYEHQQTSLVIDTLKIALENRNYPEGVILHSDQGSVYTSYAFQEFVKRNHLTSSMSRRGNCWDNAVIESFHSNLKSEEFQYVKFNSLRDHEVSERVTNYLNYYNEERIQEKLGYLTPKKYGVQAA